One Rouxiella sp. S1S-2 genomic window, TCCTGCGCCGGTAGCCATTCGGGTACAAACAACGAGGCAATCGGATCACCACGATGCACCCGCTGCTGCGGCGCATTGGCGTAAAGGCGGGTGATATAGCCGGTCGCCCGCGTTTGAATCACCTCGGCCAGCGATTCATCAAACTGCGTAGTCCCGATCACCTCAAGGCGGGTTTGCACTTCTGTTTGGCGCACGGTGGCAAAGCGAATGCCCAGGTCCTGCTGCATCGCGGGGTCAATCGCCAGTCCCGGACGTTGATTGTCCTGGGCATATACCGGCACCAACGGCATATCCATAAAGGGGGATTTACCGGATTTATCAAAATGCTGCTGTGGCACCATCGGATCATGCCAATAAAGCACTTTCTGTCCGGCTGAGGGCAACGATGCCGTATCCGCCACCTGCGGCACTGATGGCTGCGCCGAGACGACGTAGCGCCCGGCGAAATAGCCTCCCGCCACCAAAATCATCGCGCAGGCGACGCTCGAAAGCGTGAAAATCACCGATTTATTTTGCATCTGCTGGCACTCCTGAGGTGGCCATCAGAGCGGGCGGAAGAACTTGGTATTCCAGCTGCGCCCACGACAAAGCCACCTCCTGCTGTAGTGCAAGCAGAGAGAGGGTGGCCTCTATTTTTTCTCGCCGGGCGGCAAATACCTTGCTGAGTGCGCCATTACCCGCGCGATAATCGGCTTCGGCCAACTGCACTTTTTGCGTTTCCAGTGGCAAAAGTCCGTGCTGTAACAGCGCAATACGCTGTTGACCTAACGTTAACTGCGAGGAGAGATCGGCGATGTTGGCCTGGATTTGTCGCTGCTTGTCGAGAAATAACTCACGGGCGCGCGTCCCTAATGCCGCATTCGCCTCAACGGCGCGGTCCTGTTTATTGCTGCTGTAGACCGGCAGCGGAATACTCACTCCCACCGAGATCATATTCGTTTTCGGGGCACTGCGGTTTTGATAATCCACTTCCCAGGTCCAATTGGGTGAACGGTCACTGCTGGCCACGGCGGTATTGGCATCGGCCAGCGAAATATCTGCCGAGGCGGCAATCAGTTCGGGCTGTCGAACAGTAAGCTGTTGCAGACTCAAGCTGGCGACGCTGCTTTGTAACGGCGGTAAGCTACCCTGCACACCGTCGGCATCCACACCGGTCCAGCGAGAAAGCGCAATGAGTGCGGCCTGATAACGCTGCTGCGCCTGCAAGCGGATAATTTTTTGCTGCGTCAGTTGAGACTGCACCTCAACCACGTCATTGGACGTTGCATTGGCACCGCGATAAGAGGCACGGGTGGCCGCTATCTCACTGTCCATTTGGCTAATCAACTGGTTATAACTTTCCAACGTGAGTCGCGCATAGTAGGCCGAAAGCCAGGCCGAGGCGGTTTGGATACGTAAAGCGGCAAGATTACTGAGATAGCTGGAATGGGCGCTGTCGACCTTGCGCTCACCCGCAGCAGTGGCGAGGCTGCGCTTTTCTCCTGACACCCACTCCTGCTCAATACCCATGCGTTGCATGGTCATGTCATCATCGCTGACGCTTAAAGGATGACCTCCATCGGCAGGAAGATTATCGATACCGGCTTTTAATACTGGGTCGGGAAGTTGCCCGGCCATCACAGTTTCAGCCTGGCTGGCGCTCATCAGTGAACGATCGGCAATCAACGCTGATGAGTGATTCATGGCGGCCTGTAGTGCAGTATTAAATGAAATGTCGCTGGCCCAGGCAGAACCTGAAGCGAAGAAACTCATTACAACAATCGGAACTAAACGCGGCGATAAAGGGCGCGTTTTAAAATATAAAGACATGGTCGACTCCTGAGAGACGATGCATGTGGCTAAGGCGAGCGGAGAAAGGCGCGTCGAAATTGAGTCTTAGCCTGCCAAACGGCAACGGCTAATTTTCAGAAGGAACTGTCGCAGGCTCCATCGTTTTGACTCAACACGGCCGCAATAATCCCGCTCTTTAGGCCACAGGCACATTCTGGCTAAAGACTGTTAACTGCGTAAGCACGCAAGTACGGATTAATTCAGCGTTTAGTCAAACGACTCTGGGAGGGCGCCAGTTGTTGTCGGTAGAGCCGACCTGAGGCGAATCAGAA contains:
- a CDS encoding TolC family protein translates to MSLYFKTRPLSPRLVPIVVMSFFASGSAWASDISFNTALQAAMNHSSALIADRSLMSASQAETVMAGQLPDPVLKAGIDNLPADGGHPLSVSDDDMTMQRMGIEQEWVSGEKRSLATAAGERKVDSAHSSYLSNLAALRIQTASAWLSAYYARLTLESYNQLISQMDSEIAATRASYRGANATSNDVVEVQSQLTQQKIIRLQAQQRYQAALIALSRWTGVDADGVQGSLPPLQSSVASLSLQQLTVRQPELIAASADISLADANTAVASSDRSPNWTWEVDYQNRSAPKTNMISVGVSIPLPVYSSNKQDRAVEANAALGTRARELFLDKQRQIQANIADLSSQLTLGQQRIALLQHGLLPLETQKVQLAEADYRAGNGALSKVFAARREKIEATLSLLALQQEVALSWAQLEYQVLPPALMATSGVPADAK